From Gemmatimonadaceae bacterium, a single genomic window includes:
- a CDS encoding glycosyltransferase 87 family protein: MRMFLLPWYLNAKTVGASALTGEFTNYTPPYSYLLVLGSRFSPFGDQSTIKLISMCFDLAIVAASAPLLLRAQLGTQALLLGALFSVPTLAINSSVWGQCDSIYGFLCLATLALIASRRVLLAAVAFGIAISVKLQAIFIAPVVLAVAIGVGSLGQMIVAGALGILLALLPAMLAGRDLSSIASVYLEQSQAAHRLALGAPNPWSIVEWLWPGFPYETGVAIGLTTAAALGLVISWKLSERIRREGTANILLPSALMCAVLFPYVLPKMHERYFFLADILACILALRGDVGVALPLLVTGGSLFGYLSGPLGIHWLPALGAALNLLALLGSMKLLGIAPLHPLGAIGAAICSRWRLFTIQNSSAESRFDLPSAT; the protein is encoded by the coding sequence ATGCGAATGTTTCTCTTGCCATGGTATCTGAACGCGAAGACGGTGGGCGCGAGCGCACTTACAGGCGAGTTTACAAACTACACCCCCCCGTACTCCTACCTGCTGGTTCTGGGCTCTCGATTTTCGCCGTTCGGTGACCAGTCCACGATCAAGTTGATCTCGATGTGCTTTGATCTGGCTATCGTAGCGGCAAGCGCTCCCTTGCTACTCAGGGCTCAGCTCGGCACACAAGCTTTGCTGCTGGGCGCCTTATTCTCAGTGCCTACACTCGCCATCAATAGCTCTGTGTGGGGTCAATGCGATTCAATCTACGGGTTTCTTTGTCTGGCAACCCTAGCCCTGATCGCCAGCCGTAGGGTCTTGCTTGCCGCAGTTGCATTCGGAATCGCGATCTCGGTGAAGCTCCAGGCGATCTTTATTGCACCCGTGGTTCTCGCCGTCGCTATCGGGGTTGGCTCTCTCGGCCAGATGATTGTCGCGGGAGCGCTCGGTATACTTCTCGCGCTGCTTCCCGCGATGTTGGCTGGACGAGACCTCTCGAGCATTGCGAGCGTGTACCTCGAACAGAGTCAGGCGGCGCATCGTCTAGCTCTAGGCGCTCCGAATCCCTGGTCCATTGTCGAGTGGCTGTGGCCTGGCTTTCCGTATGAGACTGGCGTCGCAATCGGCCTGACGACTGCCGCAGCACTTGGACTTGTCATCTCCTGGAAGCTTTCGGAGAGAATTCGACGCGAAGGAACAGCGAACATTCTCCTCCCGAGCGCACTCATGTGCGCCGTGCTCTTTCCTTATGTTTTGCCTAAGATGCACGAACGGTACTTCTTTCTCGCAGATATTCTTGCTTGCATTCTTGCTCTCAGAGGTGACGTCGGCGTAGCTCTACCCCTCCTTGTCACTGGGGGGTCTTTGTTTGGCTACTTGTCCGGGCCATTGGGCATTCATTGGCTTCCAGCACTTGGCGCAGCTCTCAATTTACTTGCTCTGCTCGGAAGTATGAAGCTGCTTGGAATAGCGCCGCTGCATCCTTTAGGAGCAATTGGTGCGGCAATTTGTTCGCGGTGGCGACTATTCACAATACAAAACTCGAGCGCAGAGAGTCGTTTCGATTTGCCGTCAGCGACTTGA
- a CDS encoding methyltransferase domain-containing protein has translation MLGSAQVVHHQNMYARYLESLVERGIHWLDVGAGSQLHDGWLCAGQAELAARAKLLAGCDPHVEHLNANPFLTVRVGGSAYSLPFRENSFQLVTANMVLEHIEQPIQMFNEIRRVLCEQGRFLFVTPSKANPIIKFAATFLHPSVRRTLASIVERREEDHVFLTHYKANSVEDIEGICSRSGFTVERLETFYTVPFTSQIPVLRNIESAGVSALQALTGNRYGTNLIGVLRAN, from the coding sequence ATGCTTGGATCTGCTCAAGTAGTTCATCACCAAAACATGTACGCTCGATATCTAGAGTCGCTCGTCGAGCGGGGAATCCACTGGCTTGACGTTGGAGCAGGTAGCCAGCTTCACGACGGATGGCTATGTGCAGGTCAAGCTGAGCTGGCTGCGCGAGCGAAACTGCTCGCTGGATGTGATCCCCACGTTGAACATCTGAACGCCAATCCATTCCTCACGGTACGAGTCGGCGGTTCAGCTTATTCGCTCCCCTTCAGAGAAAACTCGTTCCAGCTTGTAACTGCGAACATGGTGCTCGAGCATATCGAGCAGCCTATCCAAATGTTCAATGAGATCAGGCGAGTGCTGTGTGAGCAGGGGCGATTCCTATTCGTCACCCCGTCAAAGGCGAATCCGATAATTAAGTTTGCTGCCACCTTTCTGCATCCATCGGTTCGTCGCACGCTCGCCTCAATTGTTGAACGACGCGAGGAGGATCACGTGTTTCTGACACATTACAAGGCCAACAGCGTAGAGGACATCGAAGGGATATGCAGTCGATCTGGTTTTACGGTAGAGCGCCTTGAGACATTTTATACAGTGCCATTCACGTCACAAATTCCGGTACTGCGTAACATCGAAAGCGCTGGCGTGAGTGCGCTTCAGGCGCTAACGGGAAATCGATATGGCACAAACTTAATTGGAGTATTGCGGGCAAACTAG
- a CDS encoding acyltransferase: protein MALAICKGWFLKLWLPMTGRRFRAGRNLRVFGSLKVRGPGAVVFGDDVVIEMTVTPFTHSPAARIQVGNGVYLNGTRFGCVDTIDVGDGSIISDARIMDSDFHSIDRNRRSADAKVRVHPIQIGANVWIAAQTGVLPGSVIGENSVVAFGSVCTGVYPADVLVGGNPAKVLRAITAPATAQQNGNPQ, encoded by the coding sequence GTGGCCTTGGCGATTTGCAAGGGATGGTTTCTCAAGCTCTGGCTCCCGATGACGGGACGACGATTTCGAGCTGGTCGAAACCTGCGTGTGTTCGGCAGTTTGAAAGTTAGGGGCCCTGGTGCTGTCGTCTTCGGTGACGATGTGGTGATCGAGATGACTGTTACGCCCTTTACGCATTCGCCAGCCGCCAGGATACAGGTCGGCAACGGCGTATACCTAAATGGAACCCGCTTTGGATGCGTCGACACGATAGACGTAGGAGACGGATCAATAATTTCGGATGCACGAATCATGGACTCGGATTTTCATTCAATTGACAGGAATCGTAGATCCGCCGACGCCAAGGTCCGCGTGCATCCAATCCAAATTGGAGCAAATGTTTGGATTGCAGCACAGACGGGCGTGCTTCCGGGTTCGGTGATCGGGGAAAACAGCGTAGTGGCGTTCGGCAGCGTCTGCACCGGCGTGTACCCAGCCGATGTGCTCGTAGGAGGAAATCCTGCGAAAGTGCTGCGCGCAATCACGGCTCCGGCTACCGCACAGCAAAACGGAAACCCTCAATAA
- a CDS encoding glycosyltransferase family 4 protein: MRLYNAIDRVLLHLADEIVVVAGAHRRLFKKRNVRHIPNAVIQQKTAVAPRPRQRRDHHPVVAFFGRLSAEKGVSDFAKALSILSSRGESFSVLVAGDGPERSDLEHATRQLGIDANFVGHLPSVTELYHQVDVVVLPSLSEGMPNVLLEALASDTPVVATAVGDVAAILTDPEAGFLIEPGKPEEIATAIQSALRTGRTPTGSDARRCIAMRFSVAARVKSLLDLYGRREA, translated from the coding sequence TGGTTGTCGCCGGCGCCCACCGCAGGCTATTCAAGAAACGGAACGTCCGCCACATCCCGAACGCCGTCATCCAGCAGAAGACGGCGGTGGCTCCGCGCCCACGACAGAGAAGAGATCATCATCCCGTGGTGGCTTTCTTCGGGCGTCTAAGCGCTGAGAAGGGAGTTTCCGATTTCGCCAAAGCGCTATCGATCCTCTCGTCGCGGGGGGAGAGTTTCTCCGTGCTGGTGGCAGGTGACGGTCCAGAGCGATCCGATCTGGAGCATGCGACACGTCAACTCGGTATCGATGCGAACTTTGTCGGACACTTGCCATCGGTGACTGAACTATATCATCAGGTTGATGTTGTGGTTCTTCCTTCCCTGTCCGAGGGAATGCCGAACGTGCTGCTGGAAGCATTGGCGTCCGATACGCCGGTGGTGGCGACCGCTGTTGGAGATGTCGCGGCGATTCTGACAGATCCGGAAGCAGGATTTCTGATTGAGCCAGGGAAGCCCGAGGAAATCGCAACAGCCATACAGTCCGCGCTAAGAACCGGACGAACCCCCACGGGAAGCGACGCGAGGCGCTGCATCGCCATGCGATTCTCTGTGGCAGCGCGGGTTAAATCGCTTTTAGACCTCTACGGCCGGCGAGAAGCCTAA